The window GCTGGTCGGCGGTCGTCTGGTGCCCGGCAGTCAGGACGCGCGGGCACAGTTCATGTTCGAACGGGGGGACGGCGAGCGCCTGACGCTCTACATCGGCAGCGTGGGCGCCGCCGCGGCGCAGCCACCGCAGCTGGGAGAAACAGCTTTTCGCTACTCGGCGGAGGGTGCGGTGTCGAGCTTCTACTGGGTCGACCAAGGCTTCGGCTATGCGCTGACCGGCAACCTGCCGCGTGAGATGCTGCTCAACCTGGCAGGGGCGGTGTACCGACAGCTTTGATGGAAGGCCGGAACGCCAGCCGCGCCGGCCTGTTTGGTGTGTTTGTTCAACAAGGAGAAAACTTCATCATGAAACTGCTCAGCGCCTCGATTCTCGCGGCTGCCCTGCTTGCCGGCTGCGGCAGCATGTCCAGGACGTCCTCCGCACCCGATACGCCGACCCGCACCGCCGACGGCGTGCTGATCGGGCCGACCGGCATGACGCTCTACACCTTTAACCGGGACACAGCCGGTAGCGGCAAGTCGGCCTGCAACGGACCTTGCGCGACCAACTGGCCGCCGCTGCTGGCATCCGACACGGCGAAGCCGATGGGCGCCTACACCATCGTCATGCGCGACGACGGCAAGCGCCAGTGGGCGTACAAGGGCTCGCCGTTGTATTACTGGACCAAGGACACCAAGGCGGGCGACAAGACCGGCGATGGCGTCAACAACGCCTGGAAGGTCGCGCGGCCCTGATCGGCCCAGGGGGCGCTGCGCTCAGCAGTTCCCCTTCTTGGCTTGCCCCGGCGGGCAGTGATAACCGCCATGGTGGCCGTCGTCACGGCCGCGATGGCCGTGACGCTCGTACCGGTCGCGACGGTCTTCCCTGTAGGCGCGCCTTTCGGCACGCCGCCAGTTGGGTTCCGACCAGCGCCATCCTCCATCCGCACGCACCCAGTTGCCTGGCGCATACACATAATCCGGCCGCGCGCGCTCCCAGTAGCCGGCGCGCCAGCCATAGGCGTTCTGCTGCCATTGCCAGTTGCCCGGCACCCAGACGAAGCCGGCGCGCGGTGCGGGCACGACCTCGTAACGAGGCGCCGGCGGGGCGATCGTGATGAGGCCAGGCACGTTGATGTTGACCGACACCTGGGCCGAGGCCGCCATGGATGCCGCGGCCGCAACAAAGGCCAAGAGAAAAGCAGAACGTCGCATCGAGATCTCCCTCATTGATAAGTCTTGAACGCGCCCGAGCCGGGCGCGAGATCGGTGGAAGCACCGATGCTAATGAGTTCCGCGCGCTGGTAGGGCCGCCGCGCGGCGGCCGCGCAGGCCGAACCATTCATTGAACACCAGGGCCCCGATCACCAGTGCGCCGCCGACCACCACCGTCGACGTCGGCGCCTCGCCGGCGCCGAGCCAGGCCAGAGTGATGCCGAAGATGATCTCCAGCAATGCCAGCAAAGCGACCTCAGGCGCCTTCAGGACCCGTGCGCACAGGACGGAGAGCACGCAGGGAATCGCGAGCTGGAACAAGCCGAGGAAGGCAAGCAACCCCAGATCCCGCACGTTGGCTTGGAACGGCCAGGCCAGCGGCAACGTCAACAGCGAAGAAAGCGCGGCGCCCACGAGCACCGAGGGCACGAGGTCGACATCGTGGCCCTTCGCATGGGCATGCTGCACCACGGTCCAGTTGCAAGCGCCGGCCAGCGGCACGCACAGCGCCACCAGCGTCCCGGCCAGCAGTCCGTCGCCAAGCTGGGTGCCGTACATCCAGCCGATGCCGATGCCGGCCACCACGATGGCGAACCAGGTGCGCGGCGGCAGCCGGTGGCCAATGAAGAGCCGGGCAGCAAGCGCGGTCAAGAGCGGGCCGAGCGCCATGGTCACGAGCACATTGGCCACGCTGGTCAGCGTGAGCGCGACCATGAAGGCCGTGAACATCACGCACCAGCAGACGCCGGAGATCCACAGCGCGCGGCCCCCAGTGCGGATCTTCGCGAATACCGCCCGACCCTGCCAGGCCGGCAGGATCACCACCAGGGCCGCGAGCGTAAAGAAGCTGCGCCAGAACGTGATCTCGAAGCTGCGCGCTTGCTCGAGGTGGCGCGTGATGACGCCCGCCGTAGCCCACATCAGGGTGACGGCGACCATCAGCCAGATGGCGCGACCGTGGGTAAGCACGGCCCTAGACGGCGGTTTCGCGGCTTGCGCGCTTGCGCTCATGCTCCTTCAGGTGGCGCTTGCGCAAGCGCACGCTCTTGGGCGTGATTTCGACCAGCTCGTCGTCCTCGATGAATTCGACGCCGTATTCAAGCGTCAGGTCGATCGGCGGCGTGATCTTGATCGCATCCTCCTTGCCCGAGACACGGAAGTTCGTCAGCTGCTTGGTGCGCGTGGCGTTGACCACCAGGTCGTTGTCGCGGCTGTGGATACCGACGATCATGCCTTCGTACACCGGGTCGTTCGCCCGCACGAACATGCGGCCGCGATCGTCCAGCTTGCCCAGGGCATACGTGAAGATCTCGCCGTCGTCCATGGAGATCAGCACGCCGTTCTTGCGGCTGCCGATCTCCCCCTTGTGCGGCTCGTAGCTGTCGAAGATGTTCGAGATCAGGCCCGAGCCGCGCGTCAGGTTCAGGAACTCGTTGGTGAAGCCGATCAGGCCGCGCGCCGGAATGCGGTACTCAAGCCGCACGCGGCCGCGGCCATCCGGCTCCATGTTGACCAGTTCGCCCTTGCGCTCGCCCAGCGCCTGCATCACGCCGCCCTGGTGTTGATCCTCGATGTCGGCAGTCACCATCTCGATCGGCTCGTACCGCACACCGTCGATGTCGCGGAACACCACGCGCGGCTTCGACACCGCCAGCTCGTAGCCTTCTCGGCGCATGTTCTCCAGCAGGATGGTCAGGTGCAGTTCGCCGCGACCCATGACTTCAAACACGCCCTCTTCGTCGGTCTCCTTGACTCGCAGCGCCACATTGTGCTGCAGCTCTTTCTGCAGGCGATCCCAGATCTGGCGGCTCGTGACGAACTTGCCTTCACGGCCGGCCAACGGGCTGGTGTTGACGCAGAAGTTCATCGTCAGCGTCGGCTCGTCGACCTTGAGCATCGGCAGCGGCGCCGGATTTGCAGGATCGGTCACGGTCACGC is drawn from Variovorax sp. PBS-H4 and contains these coding sequences:
- a CDS encoding COG4315 family predicted lipoprotein; the protein is MKLLSASILAAALLAGCGSMSRTSSAPDTPTRTADGVLIGPTGMTLYTFNRDTAGSGKSACNGPCATNWPPLLASDTAKPMGAYTIVMRDDGKRQWAYKGSPLYYWTKDTKAGDKTGDGVNNAWKVARP
- a CDS encoding DMT family transporter, translated to MSASAQAAKPPSRAVLTHGRAIWLMVAVTLMWATAGVITRHLEQARSFEITFWRSFFTLAALVVILPAWQGRAVFAKIRTGGRALWISGVCWCVMFTAFMVALTLTSVANVLVTMALGPLLTALAARLFIGHRLPPRTWFAIVVAGIGIGWMYGTQLGDGLLAGTLVALCVPLAGACNWTVVQHAHAKGHDVDLVPSVLVGAALSSLLTLPLAWPFQANVRDLGLLAFLGLFQLAIPCVLSVLCARVLKAPEVALLALLEIIFGITLAWLGAGEAPTSTVVVGGALVIGALVFNEWFGLRGRRAAALPARGTH
- a CDS encoding YXWGXW repeat-containing protein; this encodes MRRSAFLLAFVAAAASMAASAQVSVNINVPGLITIAPPAPRYEVVPAPRAGFVWVPGNWQWQQNAYGWRAGYWERARPDYVYAPGNWVRADGGWRWSEPNWRRAERRAYREDRRDRYERHGHRGRDDGHHGGYHCPPGQAKKGNC
- the typA gene encoding translational GTPase TypA; protein product: MSTNQIRNIAIIAHVDHGKTTMVDQLLRQSGTFAAHEKVVDTVMDNNAIEKERGITILAKNCAVTWKGMHINIVDTPGHADFGGEVERALSMVDGVVLLIDAQEGPMPQTRFVTKKALALGLKPILVVNKVDKPGARPDHVVNAAFDLFDKLGATDEQLDFPVVYASGINGWSSLEEGAPGEQWGPDMSALFDTVLKHVPAHAGDPDAPLQLQISAIDFSTFVGRIGVGRINAGTIRPMMDVVIMEGPDGKSFKGRVNQVLTFQGLERVQATEAGPGEIVLINGIADIGIGVTVTDPANPAPLPMLKVDEPTLTMNFCVNTSPLAGREGKFVTSRQIWDRLQKELQHNVALRVKETDEEGVFEVMGRGELHLTILLENMRREGYELAVSKPRVVFRDIDGVRYEPIEMVTADIEDQHQGGVMQALGERKGELVNMEPDGRGRVRLEYRIPARGLIGFTNEFLNLTRGSGLISNIFDSYEPHKGEIGSRKNGVLISMDDGEIFTYALGKLDDRGRMFVRANDPVYEGMIVGIHSRDNDLVVNATRTKQLTNFRVSGKEDAIKITPPIDLTLEYGVEFIEDDELVEITPKSVRLRKRHLKEHERKRASRETAV